A window of Calliopsis andreniformis isolate RMS-2024a chromosome 3, iyCalAndr_principal, whole genome shotgun sequence contains these coding sequences:
- the Agt gene encoding O-6-alkylguanine-DNA alkyltransferase encodes MVRVRTMTQEEYKSNYASFKIIYGFHSTQYGNCLLAITDTDKAIAHLSFADNSYEEALEELKSNWPLTEIVQDINNETNEIMSNILSPCASVDESLSVLMKGTEFQMKVWECLTRIPVATTMTYEQVALTIGKPKASRAVGNAVMKNNIALLVPCHRVVGKSGRNKYKWGAKRKEIILANECQYP; translated from the coding sequence ATGGTTCGTGTTCGTACTATGACACAGGAAGAATATAAATCAAATTATGccagttttaaaataatttatggtTTCCATTCAACACAATATGGAAATTGTTTACTGGCTATAACAGACACAGATAAAGCTATTGCACATTTATCATTTGCTGACAACAGTTATGAGGAAGCATTGGAAGAATTAAAAAGCAACTGGCCGCTCACTGAAATTGTACAAGATATTAACAATGAAACAAATGAGATTATGAGTAATATTCTTTCTCCATGTGCATCTGTCGATGAATCTCTTTCAGTTCTTATGAAGGGTACAGAATTCCAAATGAAAGTCTGGGAATGCTTAACACGTATTCCAGTGGCTACAACAATGACATATGAGCAAGTTGCGTTGACTATAGGCAAGCCAAAAGCTTCACGTGCTGTTGGCAATGCAGTAATGAAGAATAACATTGCACTTTTGGTACCATGTCACAGAGTGGTTGGAAAATCTGGTAGAAATAAATACAAATGGGGAGCCAAACGTAAAGAGATTATACTCGCAAACGAAT